In Zingiber officinale cultivar Zhangliang chromosome 1A, Zo_v1.1, whole genome shotgun sequence, a genomic segment contains:
- the LOC122004669 gene encoding SNF1-related protein kinase regulatory subunit gamma-1-like, whose amino-acid sequence MKSSSGGVAAAGETEPLAPRSRRKDEQTVASSSSLQSFLNHIPISAIPSVHASVPVLEVRFDDCVEHAIRLMYENNVFGAPIVDTGDALSTRNPMDKDIGLIEFSSLLLWSLKEIDKVEIESKGSNHGFLDVLKQNSHIGQTKIAELAKSFLWEPFFPAYEVDTLFHALLLFSKHHRLNVIPVVDQSKCTVSGFISQHAVIELLLQSNGLEWFDKVAEKSLLEYGLIDSAGVVSIYSDQTLVDVLHILWDKQINGVPIVDRRSGLLIGSVKRSDIYLLVKDDSLFSKRKTLTIEEFSKIRKAAQDSNLSTKTELASVGLLRLENSNLPKTSNPVVLRKHDSLKKTMELMLVSLSEICFLVSDSGELEGMVTLKDILLPFSPPSMDSRIDGGGFFKSVLYQTGSYVDDGGMVRRT is encoded by the exons ATGAAGTCTTCCAGCGGTGGCGTGGCGGCGGCCGGAGAGACAGAACCCTTAGCGCCAAGATCGAGAAGAAAGGATGAACAGACAGTAGCTTCGAGCTCTTCGCTACAATCTTTCCTCAATCACATTCCCATATCTGCCATCCCCAGCGTACATGCTTCAGTGCCAG TTTTGGAAGTCAGATTCGATGACTGCGTGGAGCATGCGATCAGGTTGATGTACGAAAATAATGTGTTTGGAGCTCCTATTGTGGATACCGGGGACGCACTCTCCACCAGAAATCccatggacaaggacattggtttGATTGAGTTCTCTAGCCTGCTGCTATGGTCTCTTAAG GAAATCGACAAAGTAGAAATTGAATCAAAGGGAAGCAACCATGGATTTCTTGATGTGCTAAAACAGAATTCTCATATTGGACAAACTAAG ATTGCAGAACTGGCCAAGTCATTTTTATGGGAACCCTTCTTCCCCGCCTATGAGGTCGACACACTCTTTCATGCACTATTGTTGTTCTCAAAACATCACAGATTAAATGTCATACCAGTCGTCGATCAGTCTAAGTGCACTGTATCAGGGTTTATATCTCAG CATGCAGTAATAGAGTTGCTTCTTCAGTCAAACGGACTCGAGTGGTTCGATAAGGTTGCTGAGAAATCTCTACTAGAATATGG GTTGATAGACTCTGCTGGAGTGGTTTCTATTTACTCGGATCAAACTTTAGTGGATGTCTTGCACATACTGTGGGATAAGCAGATCAATGGCGTACCCATTGTAGATCGAAGGTCTGGACTGCTAATAGGCTCTGTGAAACGTTCTGACATTTATCTCCTGGTCAAGGATGATTCTCTATTCAGCAAGAGGAA GACACTAACAATCGAAGAATTCTCAAAGATTCGAAAAGCTGCACAGGATAGCAATCTGTCTACAAAAACAGAGCTTGCTTCAGTTGGTCTGCTTAGATTGGAGAATTCTAATCTTCCGAAAACTAGCAATCCAGTGGTTCTTCGGAAGCATGACAGTCTCAAGAAGACAATGGAATTGATGCTAGTTTCTCTGAGTGAAATTTGTTTCTTGGTTAGCGATTCTGGGGAGCTTGAGGGTATGGTGACTCTGAAAGACATTCTCCTTCCATTTTCCCCTCCATCCATGGATTCCAGAATTGATggaggtggcttcttcaaatcagTGCTATACCAGACAGGCAGTTATGTGGATGACGGAGGGATGGTCAGGCGAACTTGA
- the LOC122037767 gene encoding E3 ubiquitin-protein ligase SINAT5-like — MESDSVECVSSIDGMDEDETSPPHPASSKIHAGAATPAGIPAATSVHELLECPVCTNSMYPPIHQCQNGHTICSTCKARVHNRCPTCRQELGDIRCLALEKVAESLELPCKYNSLGCPEIFPYYSKLKHEAQCSYRPYNCPYAGSECAVVGDIPFLVTHLRDDHKVDMHSGCTFNHRYVKSNPREVENATWMLTVFNCFGHYFCLHFEAFQLGMAPVYMAFLRFMGDENEARNFSYSVEVGANGRKLIWEGTPRSIRDSHRKVRDSHDGLIIQRNMALFFSGGDRKELKLRVTGRIWKEQQNNDAGVCMPSVCS, encoded by the exons ATGGAGTCGGATAGCGTGGAATGCGTCTCGTCGATCGACGGAATGGACGAGGATGAGACCTCCCCTCCCCACCCCGCTTCGTCAAAGATCCACGCCGGCGCCGCTACCCCCGCTGGGATTCCCGCTGCCACCAGCGTCCACGAGCTCCTCGAGTGCCCTGTCTGTACAAACTCCATGTATCCCCCAATCCACCAG TGTCAAAATGGGCATACAATTTGTTCCACATGCAAAGCAAGGGTGCACAACCGATGCCCTACTTGTCGACAGGAGCTTGGAGACATTAGGTGTTTAGCATTGGAAAAAGTAGCTGAGTCACTTGAGCTTCCTTGCAAATATAATTCACTTGGTTGCCCAGAGATCTTTCCATACTACAGCAAACTGAAGCATGAAGCCCAGTGCAGCTATAGGCCTTACAATTGCCCGTATGCTGGATCTGAATGCGCAGTTGTGGGGGATATCCCTTTTCTAGTTACACATTTAAGAGATGACCACAAGGTAGACATGCACAGTGGTTGCACATTTAATCATCGATATGTCAAATCTAACCCTAGAGAGGTTGAAAATGCTACATGGATGCTGACT GTATTTAATTGTTTTGGTCATTACTTCTGCTTGCACTTTGAAGCCTTCCAGCTGGGAATGGCTCCTGTGTATATGGCATTTCTGCGTTTCATGGGAGATGAGAATGAAGCGCGAAATTTCAGCTATAGCGTTGAGGTTGGGGCCAATGGAAGGAAGCTAATATGGGAAGGTACACCTCGAAGTATTCGTGATAGTCACCGCAAAGTCCGGGACAGTCATGACGGTCTTATCATTCAGAGAAACATGGCTCTCTTCTTTTCTGGTGGTGATAGGAAAGAACTGAAACTGAGGGTCACTGGTCGGATATGGAAGGAGCAACAGAACAATGATGCCGGAGTTTGCATGCCAAGCGTCTGCAGCTGA